One Candidatus Sulfurimonas baltica DNA segment encodes these proteins:
- the purT gene encoding formate-dependent phosphoribosylglycinamide formyltransferase gives MQFSAPLKSNSKKVMLLGSGELGKEVAIEAQRLGLEVVAVDRYQNAPAHHVAHRSYVVNMQDKDALLEIIYREKPDYILPEIEAISIDALFAAEDKGYNVIPNANAVSKTMNRKNIRTFAAEVLGLKTGPYEFVTTEDGLREASKRMGYPCVIKPVMSSSGHGQSVCKSEEDVSKSWEIAKEARGDASELIVEAFVDFDYEITMLTARNGQETVFCEPIGHEQRDGDYVFSWQPMQMSEVAKKKSQEMAKTITDGLGGRGLFGVELFVKGDEVYFSEVSPRPHDTGMVTLITQSQSEFALHLRAVLGLPLGFTFYGPGASAAFKSEVHNNAPVIKVDESLFSDNSFVRVFSKPETHKGRRLAVALVFDEVEAALEKSRELITKIKDY, from the coding sequence ATGCAATTTTCTGCTCCGTTAAAATCAAATTCTAAAAAAGTTATGTTACTTGGTTCAGGTGAACTTGGTAAAGAAGTAGCTATTGAGGCTCAAAGACTTGGTCTTGAAGTTGTTGCAGTTGATAGATATCAAAATGCACCTGCTCATCATGTGGCTCACCGCTCATATGTTGTTAATATGCAAGATAAAGATGCTCTTTTAGAGATAATATATCGCGAAAAACCTGACTATATTTTGCCAGAGATAGAGGCTATATCTATAGATGCTCTTTTTGCAGCAGAAGATAAAGGTTATAACGTTATACCTAATGCTAATGCTGTTAGTAAAACAATGAACAGAAAAAATATTCGTACTTTTGCAGCGGAGGTGCTTGGACTCAAAACAGGTCCTTATGAGTTTGTAACTACGGAAGATGGACTAAGAGAAGCTTCTAAACGTATGGGCTATCCTTGTGTTATTAAGCCTGTTATGAGCTCTTCGGGTCATGGTCAAAGTGTTTGTAAAAGCGAAGAAGATGTTTCAAAATCTTGGGAAATAGCAAAAGAGGCTCGCGGTGATGCTAGTGAGTTAATTGTTGAAGCCTTTGTAGATTTTGATTATGAGATAACAATGCTAACTGCAAGAAATGGGCAAGAGACAGTTTTTTGTGAGCCGATAGGTCATGAGCAAAGAGATGGTGATTATGTTTTTTCATGGCAGCCAATGCAAATGAGTGAAGTTGCAAAGAAAAAATCACAAGAGATGGCTAAAACTATAACAGATGGGCTTGGCGGTCGCGGTTTGTTTGGTGTTGAACTTTTTGTAAAGGGAGATGAGGTTTATTTCTCAGAAGTTTCCCCTCGTCCACATGATACTGGAATGGTAACTCTTATAACTCAGTCTCAAAGTGAATTCGCACTTCACCTTCGCGCAGTTCTTGGTCTTCCTTTAGGGTTTACATTTTACGGTCCAGGTGCATCAGCAGCCTTTAAATCAGAAGTTCACAATAATGCCCCTGTAATCAAAGTGGATGAGAGCCTCTTTAGTGATAACAGTTTTGTTAGAGTTTTCTCCAAGCCTGAGACACATAAGGGGAGACGTTTAGCGGTCGCTCTTGTGTTTGACGAAGTTGAAGCAGCGTTAGAGAAGTCTAGAGAGTTAATAACAAAAATAAAAGACTATTAA
- the flgE gene encoding flagellar hook protein FlgE, with product MLKSLYAGVSGLQSHQIAMDVESNNIANVNTTGFKYSRANFSDLLAQTKSIATAPQGELGGKNAVQVGLGSTVSSMTTIHSQGSIQNSDKNTDVAIQGDGFFIVSPDNGKSYKYTRAGDFKFDASGNFVDNNGFIVQGWVRDSVTGKVDATAPIESIRIPPGLTTPASPTTEVSLKANLNAGIFVESYSPAYEVKSGIPPAAPTPPALDADGRAIESGDLGVMFNDTGEGFALQPNQGIWASFEAATLTAPTVVLGSSLVSTFSRAIAIGDTISATVNGTLYSNTTYAAFAADVLAGEGDISVGIAGDTLTFDSATDVSFTVVGLANDNGSATGAVTVSSNNSASEMDVTFTLDNGVDTVNVTTSGSTGTESAAQNGSRFVTAINSKTALTGISATYDSVNNKINLVNTNDNAAASHNIKISAVGTANSGFVATAQDTANHTAYRYQYNPTGANGGAGGNGFDKTFKTIADLRNQLEIQGQDNNGDTALSALTVKVNSQGKLEIENPAGGADPYDVALAITGITTANTSSAPSENTRFTRNLEALNSSLSSGSTGKAFSQSFNAATHSSSIDIFDSLGSKHTIRMEFRKTDVDLATGSTWNMRISVPAPATIDNTVPYDQKDGSIRFNSDGSLATYNPPNVSFTGNNGSAADQQVSFSFGTSNLFDGMTSFDSRSSTSGISQDGFTGGDLVGIRIDQSGTMVGSFSNGRSFGLAQVGMAKFTNNEGLATEGGSVYVQTANSGDPIIGSAATSGRGFIQSSALEASNVDLSRSLTQLIIIQRGYQANGKTITTSDQLLETLIGLKR from the coding sequence ATGTTGAAATCATTATATGCCGGTGTATCCGGGCTGCAATCGCATCAAATTGCGATGGATGTTGAATCAAACAATATTGCAAATGTTAACACTACAGGTTTTAAATACTCTCGTGCTAACTTCTCTGACCTTTTAGCTCAAACAAAATCAATTGCAACAGCTCCACAAGGTGAACTTGGTGGTAAAAATGCTGTTCAAGTAGGACTTGGTTCAACTGTAAGCTCTATGACGACTATCCACTCTCAGGGTTCGATTCAAAACTCTGATAAAAATACAGATGTAGCTATTCAAGGAGATGGATTTTTTATAGTCTCTCCAGATAATGGTAAAAGTTATAAGTATACTCGTGCCGGAGACTTTAAGTTTGATGCTAGCGGAAACTTTGTAGATAATAATGGTTTTATTGTTCAGGGTTGGGTAAGAGATAGTGTCACAGGTAAAGTTGACGCAACTGCTCCAATTGAGAGTATACGAATTCCGCCTGGACTTACAACACCTGCAAGCCCTACAACTGAGGTATCATTAAAAGCAAACCTTAATGCAGGTATATTTGTAGAAAGTTACTCACCTGCTTACGAAGTTAAATCTGGTATACCACCAGCAGCACCTACTCCACCAGCACTTGATGCAGATGGAAGAGCTATAGAGTCTGGAGACTTAGGCGTAATGTTTAATGATACAGGAGAGGGGTTTGCTCTTCAACCAAATCAAGGTATTTGGGCATCATTTGAGGCCGCTACACTAACAGCCCCTACAGTAGTTCTAGGCAGTAGTTTAGTGAGTACGTTTAGTAGAGCAATCGCTATTGGTGATACTATTAGCGCAACGGTTAATGGCACTCTTTATTCTAATACAACATATGCTGCTTTTGCAGCTGATGTTCTTGCAGGAGAAGGTGATATCTCTGTTGGTATTGCAGGTGATACTCTTACATTTGATAGTGCTACTGATGTTTCTTTTACTGTAGTAGGTTTAGCAAATGACAATGGTAGTGCAACTGGAGCTGTCACTGTTTCATCAAATAATAGTGCAAGCGAGATGGATGTTACATTTACATTGGACAATGGCGTAGATACGGTTAATGTAACAACCAGCGGCTCTACAGGAACAGAGAGTGCTGCTCAAAATGGTTCTAGATTTGTAACTGCTATTAACTCAAAAACAGCACTTACAGGAATTTCAGCTACTTACGACAGTGTTAATAATAAGATAAACTTGGTTAATACGAATGATAATGCTGCCGCATCACATAATATTAAAATAAGTGCAGTGGGTACTGCAAACTCAGGTTTCGTGGCTACTGCCCAAGATACTGCAAACCATACGGCTTATAGATATCAGTATAATCCAACTGGTGCCAATGGTGGTGCCGGCGGTAACGGTTTTGATAAAACATTCAAAACAATTGCTGATTTACGTAATCAGCTAGAGATTCAAGGGCAAGATAATAATGGGGATACTGCCCTTAGTGCTTTAACTGTAAAAGTAAACTCTCAAGGTAAGCTAGAGATAGAAAATCCAGCTGGTGGTGCAGATCCTTATGATGTAGCTCTTGCAATTACTGGAATAACAACAGCTAATACGTCAAGTGCACCATCTGAAAATACACGCTTTACAAGAAACCTTGAGGCACTTAATTCTTCTTTATCTTCAGGAAGTACTGGTAAAGCATTTTCTCAGTCTTTTAATGCGGCAACACACTCTAGTTCGATAGATATTTTTGACTCACTTGGTTCTAAGCACACTATTAGAATGGAGTTTAGAAAAACAGATGTGGATTTAGCGACAGGTAGTACATGGAATATGAGAATATCAGTTCCAGCACCAGCAACAATTGACAACACAGTTCCATATGATCAAAAAGATGGTTCAATCCGTTTTAATAGTGATGGATCATTAGCAACTTATAATCCGCCAAATGTTTCTTTTACTGGTAACAATGGTTCTGCTGCAGATCAGCAAGTAAGTTTTAGTTTTGGTACATCAAACCTTTTTGACGGTATGACTAGTTTTGACTCAAGAAGTTCTACATCTGGTATATCACAAGATGGTTTTACTGGTGGGGATTTAGTTGGTATTAGAATTGATCAGAGTGGTACTATGGTTGGTTCATTCTCAAATGGTCGTTCATTTGGTCTTGCTCAAGTTGGTATGGCTAAATTTACAAATAATGAAGGTTTAGCAACTGAAGGTGGTAGTGTATACGTACAAACTGCCAACTCAGGCGATCCAATTATTGGTTCAGCTGCAACATCTGGTCGTGGATTTATTCAAAGTTCAGCACTTGAAGCATCAAATGTTGACTTGTCACGTTCATTGACACAGCTTATTATTATTCAAAGGGGTTATCAGGCAAATGGTAAAACAATTACCACTTCAGATCAGCTTTTAGAAACACTTATTGGACTTAAACGATAA
- a CDS encoding flagellar hook-basal body complex protein produces MMTQAFYTGLSGLRSQQQAIDVVSNNLANTSTVGFRGYSSEFSSMFEEMLVTNAAASSVNSSVGVGTKLNTIAMDESRGVFQLTERSTDLAILGDGWFGIQGESDPLYTRDGSFTFDESRDLVTHDGYYVLGTMGSNIENGVLTEQLASIPLGEVATQQKLRFPTTLSYPSTPTTEATFGGNLSLLEDETALTISAGVINSQDVKNNLRLEFTKVDPQVAPGSQWNVKATTETLDGETIYDTQNGVVNFNERGALISSTLTSIDNQGTTVSIDLGIDYDGIISSGGTFSSSSSSNGTPAGDLIGYDINKNGEVLATFTNGAQSNVGTIAVYHFANDRGLERVNGARFSESSNSGAAKFFQDAFGNNIIGTDITNFKLEGSNVRMEVGLTDLIIMQRSYDANSKSITTADEMLKKALDMGA; encoded by the coding sequence ATGATGACTCAAGCTTTTTATACAGGACTTAGCGGACTGAGATCACAACAACAGGCTATTGATGTTGTTTCAAATAATTTGGCAAATACAAGTACAGTTGGATTTCGTGGATACTCTTCTGAGTTTTCATCTATGTTTGAAGAGATGCTTGTCACTAATGCAGCAGCCTCTAGCGTAAACAGTAGTGTAGGTGTAGGTACAAAACTAAATACCATTGCAATGGATGAGTCAAGAGGAGTATTTCAGTTAACTGAAAGAAGTACAGACTTGGCTATATTAGGAGATGGGTGGTTTGGTATTCAAGGTGAGTCTGATCCGCTTTATACAAGAGACGGTAGTTTCACTTTTGATGAGAGTAGAGATTTAGTTACACATGATGGCTATTATGTTCTAGGTACTATGGGTTCAAATATTGAAAATGGTGTACTGACAGAGCAATTAGCTAGTATCCCGCTTGGAGAAGTTGCTACTCAGCAAAAACTTCGTTTTCCAACGACTTTATCTTACCCATCAACTCCAACAACTGAAGCAACTTTTGGTGGAAATTTGAGTTTACTTGAAGATGAAACAGCACTTACTATTAGTGCTGGAGTTATAAATTCACAAGATGTAAAAAATAATTTAAGACTTGAGTTTACAAAAGTAGACCCGCAAGTTGCACCTGGAAGCCAGTGGAATGTAAAAGCAACAACTGAAACTTTAGATGGTGAAACTATATATGATACACAAAATGGTGTTGTCAATTTTAACGAGAGAGGTGCCTTAATCTCAAGTACTCTAACAAGTATAGATAACCAAGGTACAACAGTTAGTATTGACTTGGGGATAGATTATGATGGAATCATATCATCTGGTGGAACTTTTTCATCTTCAAGTTCTTCAAATGGTACTCCAGCCGGTGACCTTATTGGTTATGATATAAATAAAAATGGAGAAGTGCTAGCTACTTTTACAAATGGTGCACAGAGTAACGTTGGTACAATAGCAGTATATCACTTTGCAAATGACAGAGGACTAGAGAGAGTAAACGGAGCTAGGTTTAGTGAGAGTTCAAACAGCGGGGCGGCAAAGTTTTTTCAAGATGCATTCGGCAATAATATTATAGGTACTGATATAACAAACTTTAAACTAGAAGGCTCAAACGTAAGAATGGAAGTTGGATTGACAGACCTTATAATTATGCAAAGGTCGTATGATGCAAATTCTAAGTCTATAACAACAGCTGATGAAATGCTTAAAAAAGCGCTAGATATGGGTGCATAG